In a single window of the Biomphalaria glabrata chromosome 5, xgBioGlab47.1, whole genome shotgun sequence genome:
- the LOC106050508 gene encoding receptor-type tyrosine-protein phosphatase kappa-like, translating into MEEVPVQQLPTSISVKDLGLYIYTHNSKFFQDEFKRIPEPANVTYKVGLSKQNNRKNRYKDIIPYDHSRVHLQALNEPEDDYINASYVRVGNYCYSLIFVPAVMRTLLEVYFGDFDMLDIFDTAADRRCFFIYWPPSVVERLWIISEQNHQNRYKYIATQGPNFVSLNDFIRMLWEQKVEQVVMLTHLDEYSKEKCEQYWPTSGTKEYGTIEVRLTHTKNFTNYIVRYLELVKDQEAHKVTQYHYISWPDHGVPSSPWALVEFEQRVSALKTSTPLVVHCSAGVGRTGTFIALLNIMQQAEQIGQVDIFSTVVKLRQDRLLMVQTAGQYEFLHTAVLAAIACSKATLHTSNIKYLPDNQTLENEYLAVCSVISTLSRTKEEDDNLEDENVDESEYVFANFKIDLRNRFHSIVPSDKDRPILSCEPLNNGDYINAVFLQNFDKKSRHIVTQLPMPITVVEFWRLVSQYNVSVLVAFETDAMMKDKTVSKFAPSPAESALKCGPFKVNNVSYKVDNLWYEQSLQVQSDLSREKVLSVTCLYAKFADLDTRKHVPLLKKLSSYKLQKDQKIVYMCRNGATYSGFLCVLSLLMERLETETSFNVPLIVGATKTVRPEVVPTFSHYKAIYETLASYLHLSAQTVKVNNPIFDESQTDYAHIYCNI; encoded by the exons ATGGAAGAGG tccCAGTCCAACAACTTCCAACATCAATAAGTGTCAAAGACCTGGGTTTATACATCTACACACATAACAGTAAATTTTTCCAGGACGAATTCAAG AGAATTCCCGAACCTGCCAATGTTACTTATAAAGTGGGACTGAGTAAACAAAATAACAGAAAGAATCGCTACAAGGACATTATTCCAT ACGATCATTCTCGCGTCCATCTCCAGGCCTTAAATGAACCCGAGGACGACTATATCAACGCATCTTATGTTAGGGTAGGTAACTACTGTTACAGTCTCA TATTTgtacccgctgtgatgcggacgttACTAGAAGTCTATTTTGGAGATTTTGACATGttggatatatttgataccgctgcgGATAGACGTTGTTTCTTCatttattggcctccttcagtcgtagaacgactatggatcatctcagaGCAA aatCATCAAAACCGATACAAATATATTGCAACACAag GGCCTAACTTTGTCAGTCTGAATGACTTTATCCGGATGTTATGGGAACAAAAAGTGGAACAGGTTGTCATGTTGACCCATCTAGATGAGTATTCAAAG GAAAAGTGTGAACAATACTGGCCAACGTCTGGTACCAAAGAGTATGGAACAATAGAAGTTCGATTGACTCATACAAAGAACTTTACCAACTACATAGTGCGATACTTGGAGCTTGTCAAG GATCAGGAGGCTCACAAAGTGACACAGTACCACTATATCTCTTGGCCTGACCACGGTGTACCCTCCTCTCCCTGGGCACTAGTTGAGTTTGAACAAAGAGTCTCGGCTCTAAAGACGAGTACACCCCTGGTTGTGCATTGCAG CGCTGGTGTAGGTCGTACCGGAACATTCATAGCTCTGCTAAATATTATGCAACAAGCTGAACAAATAGGTCAAGTTGACATATTCTCCACTGTAGTCAAACTTAGACAAGACCGACTGTTAATGGTTCAAACAGCG GGCCAGTACGAGTTCTTGCACACAGCAGTCCTCGCTGCCATCGCTTGCTCAAAAGCAACATTGCATACTTCTAACATCAAATATCTACCAGACAATCAGACATTGGAAAATGAATATCTG GCAGTGTGCAGTGTTATCTCCACTTTGAGCAGGACAAAGGAAGAAGACGATAATCTCGAAGACGAAAACGTGGATGAAAGTGAATACGTGTTTGCGAATTTCAAAATAGATTTAAGAAACAGATTTCATTCCATAGTCCCAA GTGACAAAGACAGACCGATTCTCAGCTGTGAACCCCTAAACAACGGGGACTACATCAACGCAGTTTTTTTACAG AATTTTGACAAGAAATCCAGGCATATTGTTACCCAGCTACCAATGCCCATCACTGTTGTTGAGTTTTGGAGACTCGTGTCACAGTACAACGTATCAGTGCTTGTAGCTTTTGAGACAGACGCTATGATGAAAGATAAA ACTGTTTCCAAATTTGCACCAAGTCCTGCTGAGAGTGCTCTCAAGTGTGGTCCTTTCAAAGTGAACAACGTGTCCTACAAAGTCGATAACCTTTGGTATGAACAATCTTTACAAGTTCAGTCAGATCTTTCA AGAGAAAAGGTGCTCAGTGTCACTTGCCTGTATGCCAAGTTTGCTGACCTGGATACAAGGAAACATGTCCCACTTCTTAAGAAACTATCTTCATATAAACTACAAAAAGATCAGAAAATTGTTTACATGTGCAG AAATGGTGCAACGTACAGTGGCTTCCTGTGTGTCCTGTCCTTGCTGATGGAGAGACTTGAGACGGAGACTTCTTTTAATGTACCTCTTATTGTTGGAGCAACTAAAACTGTTCGTCCTGAAGTAGTGCCAACTTTT AGCCACTACAAAGCCATCTACGAAACCCTTGCCAGCTACTTGCATCTCTCTGCCCAAACTGTGAAAGTCAATAATCCAATATTTGATGAGTCTCAAACGGACTATGCTCATATTTATTGCAATATTTAG